The sequence below is a genomic window from Fundidesulfovibrio magnetotacticus.
TTGAAAGGGCCTCAATGTCCTGACGTCCGTGGGATGACACGTTGGTCCTGGAGGCCCTTTCAACAGCCGCTCCATCACCAGACGCATTCCAGGTGGTGCAAGCGGAAAGAAGGCGGCAGGGTAGCAATAGGGTAGCAAAAAAGAAGGGCGTTACAGCCTCTTCAAGCTGTAACGCCCTGAAATCACGTGGTGGTCCCGACAGGATTCGAACCTGTGGCCTGCCGCTTAGGAGGCGGCCGCTCTATCCACCTGAGCTACGGGACCGGACGGGAAGGCCTAGATAGTCAAGCAGCCCCGCTGGGTCAACCTCTTCCTCGGCCCGGGGGCGCCTGCGCCGGACTTGTTTACATTCCCCACCGGAGGCATATAGTCGCTTTCTCGCAATCACCCGCCCGGCCCGCCGGGCTCCAGGAGACATCCATGCCCCGCGCCCTCCGCGCCGCCCTCGCAGGCCTGGCCCTTGTTCTCGCGCTGCCTTTGGCCCCGTTCGCCGCGGCGCTTCCCGACTTCGCGGACCTGGCCGAGAAGGCCGGTCCCGCCGTGGTGAACCTGAGCACCACGCGCACCGTCAAGACCCAGGACCGCATGCGAGAGTTCTTCAAGAACCATCCCAAGGGCTTCGAGCAGTTCTTCGACCAGTTCGAACGCTTCTTCAAGGAAGATGGCCCCACCAGCCGCCAACGCTCCATGGGCTCGGGCTTCATCATCTCCAAGGACGGCCTCATCGTCACCAACAACCATGTGGTGGAAGACGCCGACGAAATCAAGGTCCACCTGCGCGGCAAGGACAAACCCCTCACGGCCAAGATCGTGGGGCGCGACCCGGAACTCGACTTGGCCCTGGTGAAGATCGACAACGGCTCGGACCTCCCTTTCCTCGCCTTCGGCGATTCCGACGCCCTGCGCGTGGGCGCTTGGGTGATGGCCATCGGCAACCCCTTCGGGCTCCAGAACACCGTCACCGCAGGCATCGTCAGCGCCAAGGGACGCGCCATCGGGGCCGGCCCCTTCGACAACTTCATCCAGACCGACGCCTCCATCAACCCCGGAAACTCCGGCGGCCCCCTCCTGGACCTCGAAGGCCGCGTGGTGGGCATCAACACCGCCATCGTGGCTTCGGGACAGGGCATCGGCTTCGCCATCCCCGCCTCCATGGCCAAGGCCGCCATCGAGGATCTCAAGGAGCAGCAGCCCGTCAAGCGCGGATGGCTGGGCGTCTCCATACAGGACGTGGACGAGAACACCGCCAAGGCCCTGGCCCTGGACGAGCCGCGCGGGGCGCTCGTCACCACCGTGATGGAGGGCGAACCCGCCGCCAAGGCGGGCGTCCAGGTGGGCGACGTGATCCTCTCCGTCAACGGCCGCCCCATCAAGGACACCAACGGGCTGCTCCAGGCCGTGTCGGCCATCCGCCCCGGCGGAAAGGCCGAACTGAATGTGTGGCGCAAGGGCAAGGACGTGCGCCTCTCCGCCGTGACCGGCCAGCGCGACCCCTCCCGCGTGGCCCTGGCCAAGCCCGACGAGGAGCCAAAGCCCGTCCGCACCTCCCTGGGCCTGAGCCTGCGCCCCCTCACCCCCGAGGAGTCCGGCAGGCTGGGCATCACCCCGGGCGCGGGGCTGGGCGTCACCGAGGTGGAACAAGGCTCCCCGGCCGACGAGGCCGGACTGCGCCCCGGCGACGTGATCCTCGAGGCCAACCAGACCCCCGTGAACTCCGTGGCGGCCTTCAACGCCGTGCTCGAAGGCGACGCCAAAGCCAAGGGCGTGATCCTGCTGCTCGTCAAGCGCGACAAGCAGACCCTCTTCAAGCCCGTGCCCCTGGCGGAGAAACAATGATCCTGCATATCGGCTGCAAGGTGAACCTGCACCTGGCCCTCAAGGCCGTACGCCCGGACGGCTACCATGAACTCTCCACGCTCTTCGTGCCCGTGGCGCAACCTCACGACGACCTGGAGATCGAGCCCCGCGACGGGACGGGCCTGACGCTCACCTGCTCGGACAAGGCCCTGGAGACGCCCTCCAATCTGGCGGCCAAGGCCTACGAGGCCTTCGCGCAAGCCACGGGCAGCCGCCCGGGCGTGCGCGCGCACCTGATCAAGCGCATCCCTTCGGGCGCGGGCCTGGGGGGAGGCAGCGCCGACGCGGCGGCCCTGCTGGCCTGGCTCAACGCGCGGGCCGGCGAGCGGGCGCTCGCGCCGAAGGCCCTTGCGACGCTCGCCGCGTCCATCGGGGCCGACGTGCCCTTCTTCCTGCTGGACCGTCCGGCCTGGGCCTCGGGCATCGGCGAGCGGCTCGTCCCGGCGGACGTGGACCTGGCGGGCCTGTTCATCCTGGTGTGCGTGCCCCCCCAGCGCGTGAACACGGCCTGGGCCTACCGGGCCTGGGACGCGGCCAACGGCCTGGACCGGGAGCGCCCCGGCCCCAACCCGGCCCCGGCCCTTCCGGAGGGCCTGGAGGCGGCCCTGGCCGCCGGGCGCGTGCTGGCCAACGATTTCGAGCCCGTGGTGTACCGGGAGTTCCCCGACGTGCGCCGCCTGAAGGAGCGCCTGCTGGCCCTGGGCGCGGCCGGAGCCTGCCTCTCGGGCTCGGGTTCGGCGGTGTTCGGCCTTTTCCGCGAGAAGGCCGCGTCGGAACTGGCTGAAGAGGCCCTTGCCGACGGGGGCTTCATGGTGTTCGCGAGCGCGCTCCAGCCGCCCCGCCCTTGACAAGCCCGGCCGCCCCGAGTATGCGGCCGTTTTGCGTTTCCGGCGCGGTTCGGGCCACGGGCGTTCGAGCCCGGGGCTTTCACGTGTCCTTGGGGTCCGCGCCTTACGGCGGCCCGGGACGCCCGGAACGTCAGGTCCGGCGGCGCGGTCGCGCCGGACGCGGCTGAAGCGCCGCACGCGGATTCCGGCGAAGGGGCGGCCAGCGCTCCTTGCGGCGTCAGGAACGCGCGGCGCTTCCTGCAGCGACAGGCGCGCGGCGCGCCTTGCGATGGACGGAAAGCCTGTCCGCCCCCGGGGCGGGAGGCGTTTTTTTGGGCACCGCGCGGGCCGCATGTCCGCACTGGGGAGTCGCCAAGCGGTAAGGCACGGGGTTTTGGTCCCCGCATCCGAGGGTTCGAATCCTTCCTCCCCAGCCACACTTTTTCCGACGGGGCATCCATGGCTACCCACGGGGACTTGAAAATACTCACAGGCAACGCCAACCCTGAGTTGGCCAAAGCCATCTGCGACCACCTGGGCTGCACGCTCCTGCCCTCCATGGTCAGCAAGTTCTCCGACGGCGAGATCCGTGTGGAGATCGGGGCCAACGTGCGCGGATCCGACGTGTTCGTGATCCAGCCCACCTGCAACCCCGTGAACTACCACCTCATGGAGCTCTGCCTGATCCTGGACGCCCTCAAGCGCGCCAGCGCCTCGCGGGTCACGGCCGTCATGCCCTATTACGGCTACTCCCGGCAGGACCGCAAAGTGGTGCCGCGCGCGCCCATCAGCGCCAAGCTGGTGGCGGACTTCCTCCAGGTGGCGGGCATGCACCGTCTGCTCACCGTGGACCTCCACGCGGGCCAGATCCAGGGTTTCTTCAACGTGCCCGTGGACAATCTCTATTCCATGAGCCTCCTGGCCGAGCACGTGGCCGAGACCGTGGAGGGCGACCTCGCGGTGGTCTCGCCCGACGCGGGCGGCGTGGAGCGCGCGCGCAGCTTCGCCAAGCGCCTGGGCTGCGGCCTGGCCATCGTGGACAAGCGCCGCGACGCCCCCAACCAGGCCAAGGCCATGCACGTGATCGGCAACGTGGAAGGCAAAACCTGCGTGCTGGTGGACGACATGATCGACACCGCCGGCACCATGGTCCAGGGCGCCCACGTGCTGCTGGAAAACGGCGCGAAGACCGTGATGGCCGCCGTCACCCATCCCGTGCTTTCGGGGCCCGCCATCGAGAGGCTGTGCAACTCGCCCTTCTCCCGGGTGGTGGTCACCAACACCATTCCGCTCTCGCCGGAGGCGCAGTCCTGCGAGAAGATCAAGGTGCTGTCCGTGGCCGGTCTGCTGGCCAAGGCCATCCACAACATCCACACCGAGTCGTCGGTCAGCGTCCTTTTCAACAAGACAAGCTAGCTCGCCGCCAGGCGGAACAAGGAGATATCCCATGAAGGAACAAGTGAGCCTCACCGTGCGGGCCCGCGACGCCAAGGGCAAGGGCCCCAACCGCCGCATGCGCGCCGAAAAGCTGATCCCCGGCATCTACTACGACGACAAGGGGCAGAACATCCCCGTGGTCGTCGAGGATCTGCCCTTCCGCAAGGCCTACAAGAAGGTGGGCTCCTCCCGCGTCTTCGATCTGGTCATCGACCAGGAAGGCCAGACCCAGACCCATCCCAGCCTGATCTGGGTGGTCCAGAACCATCCCTGGAAGAACCAGGTGGACCACGTGGACTTCTACGGCGTGGACCCCAAGAAGCCCATCCACGTCCATGTGCTCGTGGAGATCACCGGCAAGGCCAAGGGCGTGGCCGTGGGCGGCAAGCTCGAAATCCACCGCGAGACCATCGAAGTGGTCTGCCTGCCCGCCGACATCCCCGACAAGATCGTCATCGACGTCACAGAACTGGCCATGGGTCAGCACATCGACGTGAAGACGCTGGCCATGCCCCAGGGCGTCAAGGCCGTCTTCGACCAGAACTACGCCATCGTGGGCGTCATCAACCCCGCCGCCGAGGGCGAGGAGGAAGGCGCGGCCGGCAAATAGCCCCCTCGCGCCCGACGTTTCCCGAGCCGGGACGGGCCTTGCGCCGGTCCCGGCTCTTTCGTTGACGCTCCACCCCGCCCACGGGAGGACCAGCCATGCGGCTTCTGAAACGACTCTGCCTCTTCGCCGCCGTGTGCGCCTGCCTCTTGGCCGTGCTCTCCGCTGCGGTCTATCATCTGCCCTGGGCCGCCCTGCAGGGGCTCCCCGAGGCCAAGCGCGACCAGCTCGTCTCCCTGGGCGTGGTCTCGCCCGCCTCCCATCCGCTGTACCGCGAATGGCTGCTCAACTTCGTGCGCACGCCCGAGGCCCCCAGGCCCTCCACCTACTCCCTGGACACCCCCCCGGCCTACGGCGGCCAGCGCACCATCACCGTGGACGACGCCCCGAGCGACGCCCTGGGCTTCGCCAACGCCATCAAGCCCTCACAGGCCCGGGTGCTCTTCGTGGGAGACTCCTTCTGCAACGGGGCCTCGGCGGGCACCAACCTCTCCCCCCCGGCGCAGTTCGCGCGCATCACCGGCGCGAGCGTCTACAACGCCAGCAACGGCGGCTACGGACCGGCCCAGTACCAGCGTATCCTGGAGCGCGTCACGCGTTCGCTGCCCCCTGGCGAACGCTTCGATGGCAAGGACGTGGTGGTGCTCTCCTACCTGGGCAACGACCTCTCCTCCGACAGCCTGCTCTACCTGGAGCGCCTGGAGAGCATCCGCCACGCCTGGCGCTGGCAGCTCACCCTGGGTCCGCTGCGCGCCTGGGTGCGCTACCTCTGGGACTCCCGCAAGGGCCAGGCCCTGCCCTACGGCCCCCAGTGGAACTACTCGGGCGTGCCCATGATTTGCGCCACACCGGACGGCCAGCCCTTCTCCTGGCACCCAGGCTACGCCAGCTACCTCTTCCAGGAAGGGCTCGACGCCCAGTTCGAGGTGGCCGCCCGGCTCTTCGAGGGCATCGCCGCCCAGGCTCCCCAGGGCGGGAAGATCCGGCTGGTGCTGGTGCCCTCCTCGCTCCAGGCCCTGGAAAAGGACATCGACTGGGCCAGGCTCGCCCCCGGCAGCCCCCCGGCGCGCGACCTGCGCCCGATCATCGACTCCATGGACCGCGTGCGCGAGAAGGGCGTGGCCCTCTTCGGGAAACTGGGCTTCGACGTGCTGGACCTCACCCCCATCTTCCGGGCAGACCCCGACCGCTGCCTCTACTACCAGCCCGAGGACACCCACTGCACCGCCAAAGGCTACGAGGCCATCGCCCGCGCCATCGCCGCCCGCTGGCCGGAGCTGGGGCGCTCCGGACAATAGGAACCTTCCCCATGCCTCCCCGCGCGCTCATCGCCGGGCTGGGAAACCCCGGCCCCAAGTACCAAGGAAACCGCCACAACTTCGGCTTCCACGTGGCCGACGCCCTCCTGGCGGCCGGATCGGCCCGGGGGCTCTCCATGGGCAAGGAGGGCGACCTGTCCGCCCTGCGCCTGCCCGGCGTGGAAGGCGAGGTGCTTGTGCTCAAGCCCATGACCTTCATGAACCTCTCCGGGCGCGCCGTGGCCCACGCCCTGCGCTACTACCGTCTCGCCCCGGCCGACCTCCTGGTGCTCCACGACGAGCTGGACCTGCCCCTGGGACGCCTGCGCATGAAGTTCGGCGGCGGCCTGGCCGGGCACAACGGGCTCAAGTCCATCGCCCAGGAGACCGGCACCCAGGACTTCGCACGCCTGCGCCTGGGCATCGGCCGCCCTCCGGGGCGCATGGACGTGGCCGCCTTCGTGCTCCAGGACTTCCGAGGCGAGGAGCGCCCCGCCGAGGAGAAGGTGGTGGCCGCCGCCGTGGCCGCCGTGCGCCTCTATCTGGCCCAGGGCCTGGAGACCGCCCAGCGGGAGGCCGGGGCCTTCAACGCCGAGCTTCCCAAGGCGGAGTGACGCCGGGAACAGGCGGACGCGCCCGTATGCCCCGCGAACTTCCCCCACCGGCACGGGGAGGCTAGACTCTTTGATTCACTTGGGGTATCAAGACAACCGTGCCGAAATGCGCCCGTTACCCAGCGCTTCGTACCGCCGCCGGACACACGAACCAGCCTGAATCCGTCCGGTAGCCTCCGCGCAGAACCTCCCCAGGCGTCACACACGGCAAGGAGCAACGCCCACGTGTTTTCCATCGACGAGTTGGTGGTCTACCCCGCCCAGGGCGTGGGCAGGGTCGAACGCGTAGAATCCCAGACCGTCGGCGGCCAGCCGGTGGACTTCTACATCGTGCGCATCATCGCCAACAACGTGACGCTCATGGTGCCCGTCAAGAACGCGCGCAACGTGGGCCTGCGCCATGTCTGCCCAGCCGAGGAGGCCAGCGCCATCATGGAATCCCTGGCCGACCGCTCCACCTTCACCGGCTACACCGGCCAGAACTGGAACCGGCGCTACCGCGAATATTCCGAGAAGCTCAAAAGCGGCAACCTGGCCGACGTGGCCTACGTGCTCAAGGAGCTTCTGCTCATCGGCGGCGGCAAGGAGCTTTCCTTCGGCGAACGCAGGCTCCTGGAGCAGGCCACGGGGCTGCTCACCCTGGAGGTGGCCCACGCCCTGGGGCAGGACCAGGAAGACGTGAAGAACCGCATCAACGACCTCTTCGAGGACGTGCTCAAGCCCAAGACCCCTGAGTGAGCCACGCATTTTTTCCGGGCCGCTCCGGGCGCGCTTGACAGCGGGACAAAATCATATATTGAGCCCCTTGGGCAACTCAGCAAATCAATCACGCCGCACTTCGTAACGAACCACCAGCAAAACGACGAACCGCAAAAAACTCTCTCAAGCTCTTTTGCGTTGTTGCATGTCGGTCGGCTGTGTCGCGTTGCGTGTGGATAGAGCGGGGCGAACCCGCGCGGATGGTACGGTTCCTGGTCGCGTCCGGTCTGTTGCGGGGCGCGGTCCGCATCTGCACAACATCATCTTCTCGTCCAAGACGAGCCGTCATGCCTGAAACCGACCTCACGTCCCGTCGCGCCACGTTTACCGGCGCAGCCACATTCCACGCGGGCCTTGGCGCCCCGGGGATCATTCCGGCCTCTTTGCCAACATCCTCACGGAGTCCTCGATGAACCTCTCCGATCTCAAGCTCAAGAGCATGCCCGAACTCATGGAACTGGCCACCCAGTTCAATGTGGAAAACCCCAGCGGCATGCGCAAACAGGAACTCATCTTCGGCATCCTCCAGAATTGCGCCTCCCAGAACGGCTCCATCTTCGGGGAGGGCGTGCTGGAGATCCTGCCCGACGGCTTCGGCTTCCTGCGCTCCCCCATGTACAGCTACATGCCCGGCCCCGACGACATCTACGTCTCCCCCTCGCAGATCCGCCGCTTCGGCCTACGCAAGGGCGACGTGGTCTCGGGCCAGATCCGCCCTCCCAAGGAGGGCGAGCGCTACTTCGCCCTGCTGCGCGTCTCCGAGATCGGCTTCCAGCCCCCCGAGGCCTCCAAGCACATCGTGCTCTTCGACAACCTCACGCCGCTCTACCCCAACCGCCGCCTGGTGATGGAAAACGGCGACAAGAACTACGCCTCCCGCGTGGTGGACCTCATGGCCCCCATCGGCCACGGGCAGCGCGGCCTCATCGTGGCCCCGCCCCGCACCGGCAAGACCATGCTCCTGCAGACCATCGCCAACTCCATCAACGCCAACCAGCCCGACGTCTACCTCATCGTGCTGCTCATCGACGAGCGCCCCGAGGAAGTGACCGACATGGAGCGCACCGTGCGCGCCGAGGTGGTCAGCTCCACCTTCGACGAGCCGCCCCAGCGCCACGTGCAGGTGGCCGAGATGGTCATGGAAAAGGCCAAGCGCCTCGTGGAGCGCAAGCGCGACGTGGTGGTGCTGCTCGACTCCATCACCCGCCTGGGCCGCGCCTACAACGCCGTGACCCCCTCTTCCGGCCGCGTGCTCTCCGGCGGCTTGGACGCCAACGCCCTGCAGCGCCCCAAGCGCTTCTTCGGCGCGGCGCGCAACCTGGAAGAAGGCGGCTCGTTGACTATCATCGCCACGGCCCTCATCGACACCGGATCGCGCATGGACGAGGTGATCTTCGAGGAGTTCAAGGGCACCGGCAACATGGAGCTCTACCTGGACCGCCACCTCTCCGAGAAGCGCGTCTACCCCGCCATCGACATCAACCGCACCGGCACCCGCAAGGAGGAGCTGCTGCTCCCCGAGGACCAGCTCAACCGCGTGTGGATCCTGCGCAAGTTCCTGGCCCCCATGAGCCCCATCGACTCCATGGAGTTCCTCCTGGACAAGATGCGCGGCACCAAGAACAACAAGGAATTCCTGGACATGATGAACCGGTAGATTTTCGGTTGGCCCGCATCAACACACTCCAACTGGACAGTGGCGGAATGCCCGCCGCTGTCCGATCGTTGCGGGCGGCTCGTGCGGATATGAGCCCCGAGCAGCCGACGGTTATCAAGGGATCATCCGGGGTTCACCCGCCCCCCCACGTCTCCGGGCCAAATGAGGGACGAGGATATTCATATGGCTTTCCGATCCTTGGCCACGAACAGCCTGCCAAACGCACTGCGCGAAACAGCTTCGTGGCTCGCGTCCGGGGTGATGCATTCACAGGCCGCATCACCGCTTTCGGCCTGCATTCGCTGTTTCCTTGCGGGCATTCTCCTGTATGTAAGCCTCAATCTGATCTTCGGGGAAATATTTACGAGCGCCGCCGCGGTTTCGACCGAGGTTTATTATGCCCAATTCTAAGACCGGCGACCTCCTCAAGATCATCCTTTTCTTCTCTGGTTTTTTCCTGGCGTCCTTCGCCACAATTCAGTTCGGATCAAAACCAAGAATCTACGACATCGGCGACTTCCCCGTCTTACACAACAAGAACGTCATGCTGCAGAATGCCTGCTGGGTAGCTGGAGCAGACGCATACAACAACCCGGATGGCATCAGGGCTTCTCTTGACGCGATGCCCGTATCCATCCTAAACTACGTTCTGAAACACGAAGCCGACACCGACGAGGCCTTTACCATCGTGAACATGGGCCGAGTTCGCGGCTTTGGCGTGGGACAGACGCTGAGACAACTCGAAGCCCTGTTCCAACACAATTCCGGCAAGAACATCCTGTATTTCACCGGACCGGGAGGGCTGCTCATCACCCCCCCGGA
It includes:
- a CDS encoding DegQ family serine endoprotease, which produces MPRALRAALAGLALVLALPLAPFAAALPDFADLAEKAGPAVVNLSTTRTVKTQDRMREFFKNHPKGFEQFFDQFERFFKEDGPTSRQRSMGSGFIISKDGLIVTNNHVVEDADEIKVHLRGKDKPLTAKIVGRDPELDLALVKIDNGSDLPFLAFGDSDALRVGAWVMAIGNPFGLQNTVTAGIVSAKGRAIGAGPFDNFIQTDASINPGNSGGPLLDLEGRVVGINTAIVASGQGIGFAIPASMAKAAIEDLKEQQPVKRGWLGVSIQDVDENTAKALALDEPRGALVTTVMEGEPAAKAGVQVGDVILSVNGRPIKDTNGLLQAVSAIRPGGKAELNVWRKGKDVRLSAVTGQRDPSRVALAKPDEEPKPVRTSLGLSLRPLTPEESGRLGITPGAGLGVTEVEQGSPADEAGLRPGDVILEANQTPVNSVAAFNAVLEGDAKAKGVILLLVKRDKQTLFKPVPLAEKQ
- the ispE gene encoding 4-(cytidine 5'-diphospho)-2-C-methyl-D-erythritol kinase; the encoded protein is MILHIGCKVNLHLALKAVRPDGYHELSTLFVPVAQPHDDLEIEPRDGTGLTLTCSDKALETPSNLAAKAYEAFAQATGSRPGVRAHLIKRIPSGAGLGGGSADAAALLAWLNARAGERALAPKALATLAASIGADVPFFLLDRPAWASGIGERLVPADVDLAGLFILVCVPPQRVNTAWAYRAWDAANGLDRERPGPNPAPALPEGLEAALAAGRVLANDFEPVVYREFPDVRRLKERLLALGAAGACLSGSGSAVFGLFREKAASELAEEALADGGFMVFASALQPPRP
- a CDS encoding ribose-phosphate diphosphokinase, with the translated sequence MATHGDLKILTGNANPELAKAICDHLGCTLLPSMVSKFSDGEIRVEIGANVRGSDVFVIQPTCNPVNYHLMELCLILDALKRASASRVTAVMPYYGYSRQDRKVVPRAPISAKLVADFLQVAGMHRLLTVDLHAGQIQGFFNVPVDNLYSMSLLAEHVAETVEGDLAVVSPDAGGVERARSFAKRLGCGLAIVDKRRDAPNQAKAMHVIGNVEGKTCVLVDDMIDTAGTMVQGAHVLLENGAKTVMAAVTHPVLSGPAIERLCNSPFSRVVVTNTIPLSPEAQSCEKIKVLSVAGLLAKAIHNIHTESSVSVLFNKTS
- a CDS encoding 50S ribosomal protein L25/general stress protein Ctc, encoding MKEQVSLTVRARDAKGKGPNRRMRAEKLIPGIYYDDKGQNIPVVVEDLPFRKAYKKVGSSRVFDLVIDQEGQTQTHPSLIWVVQNHPWKNQVDHVDFYGVDPKKPIHVHVLVEITGKAKGVAVGGKLEIHRETIEVVCLPADIPDKIVIDVTELAMGQHIDVKTLAMPQGVKAVFDQNYAIVGVINPAAEGEEEGAAGK
- the pth gene encoding aminoacyl-tRNA hydrolase; the encoded protein is MPPRALIAGLGNPGPKYQGNRHNFGFHVADALLAAGSARGLSMGKEGDLSALRLPGVEGEVLVLKPMTFMNLSGRAVAHALRYYRLAPADLLVLHDELDLPLGRLRMKFGGGLAGHNGLKSIAQETGTQDFARLRLGIGRPPGRMDVAAFVLQDFRGEERPAEEKVVAAAVAAVRLYLAQGLETAQREAGAFNAELPKAE
- a CDS encoding CarD family transcriptional regulator gives rise to the protein MFSIDELVVYPAQGVGRVERVESQTVGGQPVDFYIVRIIANNVTLMVPVKNARNVGLRHVCPAEEASAIMESLADRSTFTGYTGQNWNRRYREYSEKLKSGNLADVAYVLKELLLIGGGKELSFGERRLLEQATGLLTLEVAHALGQDQEDVKNRINDLFEDVLKPKTPE
- the rho gene encoding transcription termination factor Rho codes for the protein MNLSDLKLKSMPELMELATQFNVENPSGMRKQELIFGILQNCASQNGSIFGEGVLEILPDGFGFLRSPMYSYMPGPDDIYVSPSQIRRFGLRKGDVVSGQIRPPKEGERYFALLRVSEIGFQPPEASKHIVLFDNLTPLYPNRRLVMENGDKNYASRVVDLMAPIGHGQRGLIVAPPRTGKTMLLQTIANSINANQPDVYLIVLLIDERPEEVTDMERTVRAEVVSSTFDEPPQRHVQVAEMVMEKAKRLVERKRDVVVLLDSITRLGRAYNAVTPSSGRVLSGGLDANALQRPKRFFGAARNLEEGGSLTIIATALIDTGSRMDEVIFEEFKGTGNMELYLDRHLSEKRVYPAIDINRTGTRKEELLLPEDQLNRVWILRKFLAPMSPIDSMEFLLDKMRGTKNNKEFLDMMNR